The following proteins are encoded in a genomic region of Hemiscyllium ocellatum isolate sHemOce1 unplaced genomic scaffold, sHemOce1.pat.X.cur. scaffold_2178_pat_ctg1, whole genome shotgun sequence:
- the LOC132811288 gene encoding zinc finger protein 271-like, translating into MEKLWKCGDCGKGFRSPSVLEIHRCVHTGERPFTCSVCGKGFTQSSHLLSHQRVHTGERPYACSECGKDFSDSSTLLRHQRVHTGERPFTCSVCSKGFTQSSHLLSHQRVHTGERPYACSECGKNFSDSSTLLRHQRVHTGERPFTCSECGKDFSDLSTLLRHRRVHTGERPFTCSVCGKGFTQSSHLFLHQRVHTRERPFSCSVCGKSFTHSSNLLTHRRVHTGERPFTCSVCGKGFTHSSTLLSHQRVHTKERPFSCSVCGKSFTHSSTLLTHQRVHTGERPFSCSVCGKGFTRSSTLLQHQRVHTRERPFT; encoded by the coding sequence ATGGAGAAActgtggaagtgtggggattgcgggaaaggattcAGATCCCCCTCCGTGCTGGAGATCCACCgctgtgtccacaccggggagcggcccttcacctgctccgtctgcggcaagggcttcacccagtcgtcccacctgctgtcccaccagcgggtccacaccggggagaggccatacgcctgctccgagtgcgggaaggacttcagcgactcgtccaccctgctgcggcaccagcgggtccacaccggggagcggcccttcacctgctccgtctgcagcaaaggcttcacccagtcgtcccacttgctgtcccaccagcgggtccacaccggggagaggccgtacgcctgctccgagtgcgggaagaACTTCAGCGACTCGTCCActctgctgcggcaccagcgggtccacaccggggagcggcccttcacctgctccgagtgcgggaaggacttcagcgacttgtccaccctgctgcggcaccggcgggtccacaccggggagcggcccttcacctgctccgtctgcggcaagggcttcacccagtcatCCCACCTGTTCttacaccagcgggtccacaccagggagaggccgttcagctgctcggtctgcggcaagagctttacccactcgtccaacctgctgacccaccgccgggtccacaccggggaacggcccttcacctgctccgtctgcggcaagggcttcacccactcgtccaccctgctgtcccaccagcgggtccacaccaaggagaggccgttcagctgctctgtctgcggcaagagcttcacccactcgtccaccctgctgacccaccagcgggtccacactggggagaggcccttcagctgctcggtctgcggcaagggcttcacccggtCGTCCACCCTGCTGCAGCACCAGCGGGTCCATACCAGGGAGCGGCCGTTCACCTGA